One window from the genome of Flavobacterium agricola encodes:
- a CDS encoding helix-turn-helix domain-containing protein — MKKIDFSQLKHNENTIENQKHFDDNQPKFSNQCKIVYEALLRGEKLTTAYALIHYGIGDLRRRVKDLKDNFNVPVESRKLQGNFKEYYLPKNTK, encoded by the coding sequence ATGAAAAAAATAGATTTTAGTCAGTTAAAACATAACGAAAATACCATAGAAAACCAGAAGCATTTTGATGATAATCAGCCTAAGTTTTCAAACCAATGCAAAATAGTTTATGAAGCCCTTTTACGAGGTGAAAAATTAACAACTGCATACGCTTTAATTCATTACGGAATAGGGGACTTAAGACGCCGTGTCAAAGACTTAAAAGACAACTTTAATGTTCCGGTTGAAAGCAGAAAATTACAAGGAAATTTCAAAGAATATTACTTACCAAAAAACACAAAATAA
- a CDS encoding helix-turn-helix domain-containing protein, protein MNEIRFIQVTPEQLKEVVSEAVKVQLEDFKKSFEKAKDENLLNSDEAADFFKISKVTLWRWRKDGTVPFLRKGSKVYFKRSDIESAMVAMQE, encoded by the coding sequence ATGAACGAAATACGATTTATTCAAGTAACACCAGAACAACTAAAAGAAGTTGTTAGCGAAGCAGTTAAAGTGCAGTTAGAAGATTTTAAAAAATCATTTGAAAAAGCAAAAGATGAAAATTTACTCAATAGTGATGAAGCTGCTGATTTCTTTAAAATAAGTAAAGTTACTCTATGGCGTTGGCGTAAAGATGGTACTGTACCATTTTTAAGAAAAGGAAGTAAAGTTTACTTTAAGCGTTCTGATATTGAGAGCGCAATGGTTGCAATGCAGGAATAA
- a CDS encoding DUF6291 domain-containing protein, whose amino-acid sequence MAESKKSFVLYSDLITVVEKLIIKDRENKTNYSGELFYHILQYINDKNPIPIDFIVEMAFEPIKIQLKRDLLKYSEVREKRKLAGKKGGMKSGEARAGYDSKKEANEANASFVQQTKANEAVNDNVSVNDNVSVNDNVNDIYSTDVEYNADDVFSKKINSENSLKKSEIKKERKVAPKERNEDFANALKTQNPSWKESVCMIYKIGASEVDQLLDDFVLFLVAQQKVHSSKKDFVEHFNNWSRIRIQTKVKQPSREPTAFAINR is encoded by the coding sequence ATGGCAGAAAGTAAAAAGTCTTTTGTTCTTTACTCAGATCTTATAACAGTAGTTGAAAAACTGATAATTAAAGATAGAGAAAATAAGACAAACTACTCTGGAGAATTATTTTATCACATTCTACAATACATTAATGACAAGAACCCAATTCCAATTGATTTTATAGTTGAAATGGCGTTTGAGCCAATAAAGATTCAGCTTAAAAGAGACTTGCTAAAATACAGTGAAGTAAGGGAAAAAAGAAAGTTGGCAGGTAAGAAAGGGGGGATGAAAAGTGGTGAAGCAAGAGCAGGTTATGATTCAAAAAAAGAAGCAAATGAAGCAAATGCTTCGTTTGTTCAGCAAACTAAAGCAAACGAAGCTGTTAATGATAATGTTAGTGTTAATGATAATGTTAGTGTTAATGATAATGTTAATGATATATATTCTACTGACGTAGAATATAATGCCGACGACGTTTTTTCAAAAAAAATAAATTCTGAAAATTCTCTTAAAAAATCAGAAATCAAAAAAGAAAGAAAAGTTGCGCCAAAAGAAAGAAACGAAGATTTTGCAAATGCTTTAAAAACACAAAACCCAAGTTGGAAGGAAAGTGTTTGCATGATTTATAAAATTGGCGCTTCCGAAGTTGATCAACTGCTCGATGATTTTGTTTTATTTCTCGTCGCCCAGCAGAAAGTGCATTCTTCCAAAAAAGATTTTGTTGAGCATTTTAACAACTGGTCCAGAATACGGATTCAAACAAAAGTCAAACAACCGAGCCGCGAACCAACGGCTTTTGCAATAAACCGATAA